The following proteins are encoded in a genomic region of Periophthalmus magnuspinnatus isolate fPerMag1 chromosome 10, fPerMag1.2.pri, whole genome shotgun sequence:
- the tma7 gene encoding translation machinery-associated protein 7, with the protein MSGREGGKKKPLKAPKKTTKDMDEDELAFKQKQKEEQKAMEAMKAKASGKGPLSAGGIKKSGKK; encoded by the exons atgtcCGGAAGGGAAG gtggtaaaaagaaGCCTCTCAAGGCCCCAAAGAAAACGACGAAAGATATGGATGAA gatGAACTGGCGTTCAAACAGAagcagaaagaggagcagaaggcGATGGAGGCAATGAAGGCCAAAGCTTCAGGGAAAGGACCTTTGA GTGCCGGTGGCATTAAGAAATCGGGAAAGAAGTGA